Proteins from one Mycobacterium sp. HUMS_12744610 genomic window:
- a CDS encoding cytochrome P450 has translation MSILDDWQPGASPMPRLEYSTLPMAENRGAGWKTLRDAGPVVYMNGAYYLTRREDVLMALREANLFSAQLALQPPGSPVPVLPSAFDPPEHTRYRKILHPYFSPEGLSKSRPVLERHAGEMIAALAGRGECEVMAQFGRLYPYQVFMDLYGLPLQDRDRVIRWKDAVVAGQSEGDELYAYFADVIERRRQNPGSDLLSQIMTGPGELTDPELLGMTHLLILSGLDTVAAAIGFSLFELARRPQLRAELRHNPRQTRVFIEEIVRLEPSAPAAARVTTDFVKVGGMTLPPGTPVRLCTAAINRDGSDKISTDELVVDGKMHRHWGFGGGPHRCLGSHLARIELTIIVGEWLRQIPDFELPDGYVPEIPFPSKTFALKSLPLHWN, from the coding sequence ATGAGCATCCTCGACGACTGGCAGCCGGGCGCCTCCCCCATGCCGCGGCTGGAGTATTCGACGTTACCGATGGCCGAGAACCGGGGTGCCGGATGGAAGACGCTGCGCGATGCCGGACCGGTCGTGTACATGAACGGCGCCTACTACCTGACCCGCCGCGAGGACGTGCTGATGGCGCTGCGCGAGGCTAACCTGTTCTCGGCGCAATTGGCGCTGCAGCCCCCCGGCAGCCCCGTGCCCGTGCTGCCGTCGGCGTTCGATCCGCCCGAGCACACCCGCTACCGCAAGATCCTGCATCCGTACTTCAGCCCGGAGGGCCTGAGCAAGTCGCGGCCCGTGCTGGAGCGCCACGCGGGGGAGATGATCGCGGCCCTGGCGGGGCGCGGCGAGTGCGAGGTGATGGCGCAGTTCGGACGGCTCTACCCCTATCAGGTCTTCATGGACCTCTACGGCCTGCCGCTGCAGGACCGCGACCGCGTGATCCGCTGGAAGGACGCCGTGGTGGCCGGCCAGTCCGAGGGGGACGAGCTGTACGCCTATTTCGCCGACGTCATCGAGCGACGCCGGCAGAACCCGGGCTCGGACCTGTTGTCGCAGATCATGACCGGTCCGGGCGAGCTCACCGATCCCGAGCTGCTCGGGATGACGCACCTGCTTATCCTGTCGGGTCTGGACACGGTGGCCGCGGCGATCGGCTTCTCGCTCTTCGAGCTGGCCCGCAGGCCGCAGCTGCGCGCTGAGCTTCGCCACAATCCCAGGCAGACAAGGGTTTTCATCGAAGAGATCGTCCGGTTGGAGCCTTCGGCGCCGGCTGCGGCCCGGGTCACCACCGACTTCGTCAAGGTGGGCGGCATGACGCTGCCCCCGGGCACGCCGGTACGGTTGTGCACGGCGGCGATCAACCGCGACGGCAGCGACAAGATATCCACCGACGAACTGGTCGTGGACGGAAAGATGCACCGGCACTGGGGCTTCGGAGGTGGGCCGCACCGCTGCCTGGGCTCGCACCTGGCCCGGATAGAGCTGACCATCATCGTCGGCGAGTGGCTCCGCCAAATCCCCGACTTCGAACTGCCCGACGGCTACGTTCCGGAGATTCCGTTCCCGTCGAAGACCTTCGCGCTCAAGTCATTGCCGCTGCATTGGAACTGA
- a CDS encoding PE family protein has product MSFVTTQPEALAAAAGTLQGIGSTLSAQNAAAAAPTTGVVPAAADEVSALTAAQFAAHAQMYQAVSAQAQAIHEMFVNTLGMSSGSYAATEAANAAATG; this is encoded by the coding sequence ATGTCGTTCGTGACTACGCAGCCGGAGGCGCTGGCGGCGGCGGCGGGGACGTTGCAGGGGATCGGCTCGACGCTGAGCGCCCAGAATGCCGCGGCGGCGGCCCCCACGACGGGGGTGGTGCCCGCGGCGGCCGACGAGGTGTCGGCGTTGACCGCGGCGCAGTTCGCCGCGCATGCGCAGATGTATCAGGCCGTGAGCGCTCAGGCGCAAGCGATTCATGAGATGTTCGTCAACACCTTGGGCATGAGCTCGGGGTCCTACGCGGCGACCGAGGCGGCCAACGCGGCCGCGACCGGCTAA
- a CDS encoding ferredoxin encodes MKVRLEKSKCVGHAQCYAVSSELFPIDDSGYSILEQHEVRPEDEELTREGVASCPEMALVLEED; translated from the coding sequence GTGAAGGTTCGTCTCGAGAAGTCGAAATGCGTAGGGCACGCACAGTGTTACGCCGTCAGTTCCGAGCTGTTCCCGATCGACGACTCGGGATATTCGATCCTCGAACAGCACGAGGTGCGGCCCGAGGACGAGGAGCTCACGCGCGAGGGTGTGGCCTCCTGCCCGGAAATGGCGCTGGTCCTCGAGGAGGATTGA
- a CDS encoding PE family protein: MSFVTTQPEALAAAAGNLQGIGATMSAQNAAAAAPTTGVVPAAADEVSALTAAQFAAHAQMYQAVSAQAQAIHEMFVNTLSMSSGSYAATEAANAVAAG; encoded by the coding sequence ATGTCGTTCGTGACCACACAGCCGGAAGCTCTGGCTGCGGCGGCCGGGAACCTGCAGGGCATCGGCGCCACCATGAGCGCTCAGAACGCCGCGGCCGCGGCGCCCACGACTGGGGTGGTGCCCGCCGCCGCCGACGAGGTTTCGGCGCTGACGGCGGCCCAGTTCGCTGCGCACGCGCAGATGTACCAGGCGGTGAGCGCCCAGGCGCAGGCCATTCACGAAATGTTCGTGAACACGCTGTCGATGAGCTCCGGCTCGTACGCGGCTACCGAGGCCGCCAACGCCGTCGCCGCCGGCTGA
- a CDS encoding PPE family protein, which yields MFDFGALPPEINSGRMYTGPGSAPMMAAASAWDGVAAELSTAATGYGSAITELTSGPWVGPASASMLSAVAPYVSWLSAAAGQAEETANQARAAAGAYETAFAMTVPPPVIAANRALLLMLIATNFFGQNTPAIAATEAQYMEMWAQDAAAMYGYLGSSLTASQLVPFNSPPKTTTPNAGADQALAVAQAVATPAGNTAQSTATTTPQLVPAALTPHAISAATALPQPLQQLQTMLTTATTNPAALPWPLNQIPTPWNTSGINQATYYTWFHNLLQVYNGYGTSYHGYQEGQQLVFGAGTTAGAGGYWYPTPQFAQLGLGAHSISAVSASTGGAGRIGGLSVPSGWATPATPATEVSSIVKGVEGTPIHAAANNAPANAILRGMPLGTGSRRAASGYVNKYGFRYSVVVRPPSAG from the coding sequence GTGTTTGACTTCGGGGCGCTACCGCCCGAAATCAATTCCGGTCGCATGTACACGGGTCCTGGATCGGCGCCCATGATGGCCGCCGCGTCGGCTTGGGACGGAGTGGCGGCCGAGCTGAGCACGGCCGCCACCGGTTACGGTTCGGCGATCACGGAATTGACCAGTGGACCATGGGTGGGGCCGGCGTCGGCCTCGATGTTGTCCGCCGTTGCGCCATATGTGAGTTGGCTCAGCGCGGCCGCCGGTCAGGCCGAGGAGACCGCCAATCAGGCCCGGGCGGCCGCGGGCGCGTACGAGACAGCGTTCGCGATGACGGTGCCGCCGCCGGTGATCGCGGCGAACCGCGCATTGCTGCTGATGTTGATCGCGACCAATTTCTTCGGGCAGAACACCCCGGCGATCGCGGCCACCGAAGCGCAGTACATGGAGATGTGGGCGCAGGACGCTGCGGCGATGTACGGCTACCTCGGGTCGTCGCTGACCGCCTCGCAGCTGGTGCCGTTCAACTCCCCGCCTAAGACCACCACCCCGAACGCCGGTGCCGACCAGGCCTTGGCGGTGGCCCAGGCCGTCGCCACCCCGGCCGGCAACACGGCGCAGAGCACCGCGACCACCACCCCGCAGCTGGTGCCGGCGGCGCTGACGCCGCACGCGATCTCGGCGGCCACCGCGCTGCCCCAGCCGCTGCAACAGCTGCAGACCATGCTCACGACGGCCACTACGAACCCGGCTGCGCTGCCGTGGCCGCTGAACCAGATCCCCACCCCGTGGAACACCTCCGGGATCAATCAGGCCACCTACTACACGTGGTTCCACAACTTGCTGCAGGTGTACAACGGCTACGGCACGAGCTATCACGGGTACCAGGAGGGACAGCAGTTGGTGTTCGGTGCCGGTACCACGGCCGGCGCGGGCGGTTACTGGTACCCGACACCGCAGTTCGCGCAGTTGGGCCTCGGCGCCCACAGCATCTCGGCGGTGTCGGCCAGCACGGGCGGGGCCGGCCGGATCGGGGGCCTGTCCGTGCCGTCGGGGTGGGCCACGCCGGCCACACCGGCGACGGAGGTCAGCTCCATCGTCAAGGGCGTGGAGGGCACCCCAATCCACGCGGCGGCGAACAACGCACCCGCCAACGCCATCCTCCGCGGCATGCCGCTGGGCACGGGGAGCCGGCGGGCGGCCTCCGGGTACGTCAACAAGTACGGGTTCCGCTACAGCGTGGTGGTGCGGCCGCCTTCGGCCGGATAG
- a CDS encoding cytochrome P450, protein MSAPEQGRPGSFYLPRLEYAKLPMAEDRGVGWKTLRDAGPVVYMNGHYYLTRREDVLAALRNPKVFSSRLALQPPGSPLPVVPLAFDPPEHTRYRKALQPYFSPHALSGCRAVLERHAAEMIGAFAGRGECEAMAGLARLYPFQVFLDLYGLPLEDRDQVIAWKDAIVADKPYLTPQDVAEGSKLLTYLAEAIRQRRENPGSDMLSRVMTGPGDFTDLELLGMTHLLVLAGLDTVTAAIGFSLYELARRPALRAQLRGNPKQIRVFIEEIVRLEPSAPVAPRVTTEVVTVGGMTLPAGTPVRLCMAAVNRDGSDDTSTDELVMDGKVHRHWGFGGGPHRCLGSHLGRMELTVVVGEWLDQIPDFELPADYTPEITFPSKTFALKALPLHWG, encoded by the coding sequence ATGAGCGCTCCCGAGCAAGGCCGGCCCGGCTCGTTCTACCTGCCGCGCCTCGAGTACGCGAAGCTGCCGATGGCCGAAGACCGCGGCGTCGGATGGAAGACGTTGCGCGATGCCGGTCCGGTGGTCTACATGAACGGCCACTACTACCTGACGCGGCGGGAGGACGTGCTGGCGGCGCTGCGCAACCCGAAGGTGTTCTCCTCACGGTTGGCGCTGCAACCCCCGGGCAGCCCCCTGCCGGTGGTGCCGTTGGCGTTCGACCCGCCCGAACACACCCGCTACCGCAAGGCGCTGCAGCCGTACTTCAGCCCGCACGCCCTGAGCGGATGCCGGGCGGTGCTCGAACGCCACGCCGCCGAGATGATCGGGGCGTTCGCCGGGCGGGGTGAGTGCGAGGCCATGGCGGGGCTCGCCCGCCTGTACCCGTTCCAGGTTTTCCTCGACCTCTACGGCCTGCCCCTGGAGGACCGGGACCAGGTGATCGCCTGGAAGGACGCGATCGTTGCCGACAAGCCCTACCTCACGCCGCAGGACGTCGCCGAAGGCAGCAAGTTGTTGACATATCTCGCCGAGGCGATCCGGCAACGGCGGGAGAATCCCGGTTCTGACATGTTGTCGCGGGTGATGACGGGCCCGGGCGACTTCACCGACCTCGAACTGTTGGGCATGACCCACCTACTGGTGCTGGCGGGCCTGGACACGGTCACCGCGGCGATCGGGTTCTCCCTGTACGAACTGGCGCGCAGGCCCGCGCTGCGCGCCCAACTCCGCGGCAACCCCAAGCAGATCAGGGTTTTCATCGAGGAGATCGTCCGCCTGGAGCCCTCCGCGCCGGTCGCGCCCCGGGTGACCACGGAGGTCGTCACCGTCGGCGGCATGACGCTGCCGGCGGGCACACCGGTGCGGTTGTGCATGGCCGCGGTCAACCGCGACGGCAGCGACGACACCTCCACCGACGAACTGGTGATGGACGGAAAGGTGCACCGGCACTGGGGATTCGGCGGCGGACCGCATCGCTGCCTGGGCTCGCACCTAGGCCGGATGGAACTGACGGTCGTCGTCGGGGAATGGCTCGACCAGATCCCCGATTTCGAACTGCCCGCGGACTACACTCCCGAGATCACGTTCCCGTCGAAGACGTTCGCGCTCAAGGCGTTACCGCTGCACTGGGGCTGA
- a CDS encoding PPE family protein: MDFGAIPPEINSARMYSGPGSSSLMAAASAWNGLAAELNSTALGYDKVVTALSSEEWLGPASTAMAQAVQPYVAWMSTTAAQAEQAAAQARAAAAAYESALAATVPPPLVAANRTETAQAIATNVLGQNTGIIAQLEAQYAQMWAQDATAMYTYAAQSSTATKVTPYKNAPAIANPAAQSLQTAATTSAGGGPATNNLQNIISSLPSTLQGLASPSGTSNLVTQFQNANPLLQELWFVISGQSVLPNNIGTLVTGYNSYSALWYNTEGLPYFSVGMGNFGVQIAKTTGALGGVAPAAAGAAKALPGLGGLGGLLGGGGGVAAHAASATASMGNAASIGGKLAVPVSWSGATAPLAHAPAQLVSTVSAAPEAAAGAGGSGNLLGGMPLAGAGAGSGVGSGPRYGFRPVVMARPPFAG, from the coding sequence ATTGATTTTGGTGCCATTCCGCCGGAGATCAACTCCGCGCGGATGTATTCGGGTCCGGGTTCGTCGTCGCTGATGGCGGCGGCCTCGGCGTGGAACGGGCTGGCCGCGGAGTTGAACTCCACGGCGCTGGGCTACGACAAGGTGGTCACCGCCCTGAGCAGCGAGGAGTGGCTGGGGCCGGCCTCGACTGCGATGGCTCAGGCCGTCCAGCCCTATGTGGCGTGGATGAGCACCACCGCGGCCCAGGCCGAGCAGGCCGCGGCCCAGGCGCGGGCGGCCGCGGCGGCCTACGAGAGCGCGCTGGCGGCCACGGTGCCCCCGCCTCTGGTGGCGGCCAACCGCACCGAGACGGCCCAGGCGATCGCGACCAACGTGCTGGGGCAAAACACCGGCATCATCGCCCAGCTGGAGGCCCAGTACGCCCAGATGTGGGCCCAGGACGCCACCGCGATGTACACCTATGCGGCCCAGTCCTCGACGGCGACCAAGGTGACGCCCTACAAGAACGCACCGGCCATCGCCAACCCCGCGGCCCAAAGCCTGCAGACCGCCGCCACCACCAGCGCGGGGGGTGGGCCGGCCACCAACAACCTGCAGAACATCATCTCGTCGCTGCCGAGCACGTTGCAGGGCCTCGCTAGCCCGAGTGGGACCTCCAACCTGGTGACTCAGTTCCAGAACGCCAACCCCTTACTCCAAGAGCTGTGGTTCGTCATCAGCGGTCAGAGCGTGCTGCCCAACAACATCGGGACGCTCGTCACCGGCTACAACAGTTACTCGGCCCTCTGGTACAACACGGAAGGTCTGCCCTACTTCTCCGTTGGTATGGGTAACTTCGGTGTTCAGATCGCCAAGACCACGGGTGCGCTGGGCGGTGTCGCGCCCGCGGCCGCCGGTGCCGCAAAGGCCCTGCCCGGCCTCGGCGGGCTGGGCGGCCTGCTCGGTGGTGGCGGCGGCGTCGCCGCGCACGCGGCGTCGGCAACGGCGTCCATGGGCAACGCGGCCTCCATCGGCGGCAAGCTCGCGGTGCCGGTGTCCTGGTCGGGGGCCACCGCGCCGCTGGCACACGCCCCTGCCCAGCTGGTCAGCACCGTCAGCGCCGCCCCCGAGGCCGCAGCCGGTGCCGGCGGGTCCGGCAACCTGCTCGGCGGCATGCCGCTGGCCGGTGCCGGCGCCGGCAGCGGGGTCGGGTCCGGGCCGCGGTACGGGTTCCGGCCCGTCGTCATGGCGCGCCCGCCCTTCGCCGGGTAA
- a CDS encoding ESX secretion-associated protein EspG, translating to MDQQSTRTDITVNVDGFWMLQALLDIRHVAPELRCRPFVSTDSNDWLNEHPGMAVMREQGIVEGDEVNEQVAARMRVLAAPDLEVVALLSRGKLLYGVVEGEDQPPGSRDIPDNEFRVVLARRGQHWVSAVRVGSDITVDDVAVADSASIAALVMDGLESIHHAEPAAINAVNVPLEEMLEATKSWQESGFNVFSGGDLRRMGISAATVAALGQALSDPAAEVAVYARQYRDDAKGPSTSVLSLKDGSGGRIAMYQQARTAGSGEAWLAICPATPQLVQVGIKTVLDTLPYGEWKTHSRV from the coding sequence ATGGACCAACAGAGCACCCGCACCGACATCACCGTCAACGTCGATGGTTTCTGGATGCTCCAGGCTCTCCTGGACATTCGGCACGTCGCGCCGGAGTTGCGGTGCCGGCCGTTCGTATCTACCGACTCCAACGACTGGCTCAACGAACATCCCGGCATGGCGGTGATGCGCGAGCAGGGCATTGTCGAGGGCGACGAGGTGAACGAGCAGGTGGCCGCTCGCATGCGGGTGCTTGCCGCGCCGGACCTCGAGGTTGTCGCCCTGCTTTCGCGGGGCAAGCTCCTCTACGGCGTGGTCGAGGGCGAGGACCAGCCGCCCGGTTCGCGCGACATTCCCGACAACGAGTTCCGGGTGGTGCTGGCCCGGCGGGGCCAGCACTGGGTGTCGGCAGTTAGGGTCGGCAGCGACATCACGGTCGACGACGTCGCCGTCGCCGACAGCGCCTCGATCGCGGCGCTGGTGATGGACGGCCTGGAATCGATCCACCACGCGGAACCCGCGGCGATCAACGCGGTCAACGTGCCGCTCGAGGAGATGCTCGAGGCGACGAAGTCCTGGCAGGAGTCGGGCTTCAACGTGTTCTCCGGGGGCGATCTGCGACGCATGGGCATCAGTGCCGCCACGGTGGCCGCTTTGGGACAGGCACTGTCCGACCCCGCCGCCGAGGTCGCGGTGTACGCCCGCCAGTACCGGGACGACGCGAAAGGCCCCAGCACCTCCGTGCTGTCGCTCAAGGACGGGTCGGGCGGCCGGATCGCCATGTACCAGCAGGCGCGGACGGCGGGCTCGGGGGAGGCGTGGCTGGCCATCTGCCCGGCGACGCCCCAGCTCGTGCAGGTGGGCATCAAGACCGTTCTGGACACCCTGCCCTACGGCGAGTGGAAAACCCACAGCAGGGTTTGA
- a CDS encoding cytochrome P450, translating to MSAHGEHQPGAFQLPRLDYAALPLGRDRGAGWKALRDAGPVVYMNGHYYLTRREDVLAALHDPTLFSTRLALQPAASPVPVVPLAFDPPEHTFYRTILDPYFSPKAVARSRPVLARHGADMIAALAGAGRCEAMADFARLYPFQVFMDLYGLPVEDRDLVIGWKDAVVAGKSDAGQGEALLAYFTDAVRQRRRSPGADMLSKMLNGPGELDDLEVLGTVFLQILADLDVVVAAIGFALFELARRPALRGELREDARQVRVFIEEIIRLEPSAPVVARVTTDFAKVGGMTLPPGTPVRLCIAAINRDGSDEMSSDELVMDGKVHRHWGFGGGPHRCLGSHLARLELAVIIDEWLRQIPDFELPPDYTPDVAFPSKALALKSLPLRWG from the coding sequence ATGAGCGCTCACGGCGAACACCAGCCTGGTGCGTTCCAGCTGCCGCGGCTGGACTACGCGGCGTTGCCCCTCGGCAGGGACCGTGGCGCCGGATGGAAGGCGTTGCGGGACGCCGGGCCGGTGGTGTACATGAACGGCCACTACTACCTGACCCGCCGGGAGGACGTGCTCGCGGCGCTGCACGATCCCACCCTCTTCTCGACGCGGTTGGCGCTGCAGCCCGCAGCCAGCCCGGTACCGGTGGTGCCGCTGGCGTTCGACCCGCCCGAGCACACGTTCTACCGCACGATCCTGGACCCCTACTTCAGCCCGAAGGCGGTGGCCAGGTCCCGGCCGGTGCTGGCGCGCCACGGCGCCGACATGATCGCGGCCCTCGCCGGCGCGGGCCGGTGCGAGGCGATGGCCGATTTCGCGCGCCTCTACCCGTTCCAGGTGTTCATGGACCTCTACGGGCTGCCGGTGGAGGATCGCGACCTCGTGATCGGGTGGAAGGACGCCGTGGTGGCCGGCAAGTCCGACGCGGGTCAGGGCGAGGCGCTGCTCGCATACTTCACCGACGCCGTCCGGCAACGTCGTCGCAGCCCCGGCGCCGACATGCTGTCGAAGATGCTGAACGGGCCCGGCGAACTGGACGACCTCGAAGTGCTCGGCACGGTCTTCCTGCAGATCCTGGCCGATCTGGATGTGGTGGTCGCGGCGATCGGGTTCGCGCTGTTCGAGCTGGCGCGGCGGCCCGCGTTGCGCGGTGAGCTGCGCGAGGACGCCAGGCAGGTCAGGGTGTTCATCGAAGAGATCATCCGGCTGGAGCCGTCGGCGCCGGTGGTGGCCCGGGTCACCACCGACTTCGCCAAGGTGGGTGGTATGACGCTGCCCCCGGGCACGCCCGTGCGGCTGTGCATCGCCGCGATCAACCGCGACGGCAGCGACGAGATGTCCTCCGACGAGCTGGTGATGGACGGAAAGGTGCACCGGCACTGGGGATTCGGCGGTGGGCCGCACCGCTGCCTGGGCTCCCACCTGGCCCGGCTCGAGCTCGCCGTGATCATCGACGAATGGCTCCGGCAGATCCCCGACTTCGAACTGCCGCCGGACTACACCCCGGACGTCGCATTCCCCTCGAAAGCGCTCGCGTTGAAATCGCTGCCGCTGCGCTGGGGCTGA
- the eccD gene encoding type VII secretion integral membrane protein EccD — MTAVVEAPQADVEGVSQPRAVVVGIMAGTGVQIGVLLDANAPVSVMTDPLLKVVNSRLRELGEATLEATGRGRWALCLVDGTPLRATQSLTEQDVYDGDRLWIRFIQDTERRSQVIEHISTAVAANLSKRFAAIDPGTAVQVGASMVAAGVVIASALMGWWRWDHNSWLPTIYGALIGAVVMAVSVMLLMRAKTQAERLVGDTMLMSSLAPLTVAAAGAPPGSAGSPQAVLGFGVLTVAAALALRFTGRRLGAYTALVTISGVATVVSLARMVAMISTVTMFTCIVLACVLAYHAAPALSRRLAGIRLPVFPSATSRWVFEARPDLPTTVVRSEGGPPVLEGPASVRDVVLQAERARSFLTGLLVGLGVLTVFSLTVLSDPRGGQRWLPLLLTGFVAGFLMLRGRSYVDRWQSIILAGTSVVIVAAVVGRYAIVLQSPLAISISVAILVLLPAAGLTAAAVVPNTIYSPLFRKFVEWIEYLCLMPIFPLALWLMNVYAAIRYR; from the coding sequence ATGACCGCGGTAGTTGAAGCGCCACAGGCAGACGTCGAAGGAGTCTCACAGCCTCGGGCGGTCGTGGTCGGCATCATGGCCGGTACGGGCGTGCAGATCGGCGTGTTGTTGGACGCCAACGCCCCGGTGTCGGTGATGACCGATCCGCTGTTGAAGGTCGTCAACAGCAGGCTTCGAGAGCTCGGCGAGGCCACGCTGGAGGCCACCGGGCGCGGGCGCTGGGCGCTGTGTCTGGTCGACGGCACGCCGCTGCGGGCCACCCAGTCGCTGACGGAGCAGGACGTCTACGACGGCGACCGGCTGTGGATCCGGTTCATCCAGGACACCGAGCGCCGGTCGCAAGTCATCGAACACATCTCGACGGCGGTTGCGGCGAATCTCAGCAAACGATTCGCCGCGATCGACCCGGGCACCGCGGTGCAGGTCGGCGCCTCCATGGTGGCGGCTGGCGTCGTCATCGCGTCGGCGCTGATGGGCTGGTGGCGCTGGGATCACAACTCCTGGCTGCCCACCATCTACGGCGCGCTGATCGGCGCCGTCGTCATGGCGGTCTCCGTCATGCTGCTGATGCGGGCCAAGACGCAGGCCGAACGCCTCGTCGGCGACACCATGCTGATGAGCAGCCTCGCGCCGCTCACCGTCGCCGCGGCGGGCGCGCCTCCGGGCAGCGCGGGATCGCCGCAGGCGGTGCTGGGCTTCGGTGTGCTCACCGTCGCGGCCGCGCTCGCCCTGCGCTTCACCGGCCGTCGGCTGGGGGCCTACACCGCGCTGGTCACCATCAGCGGGGTGGCGACGGTCGTCAGCCTGGCGCGGATGGTCGCGATGATCAGCACGGTCACCATGTTCACCTGCATCGTGCTGGCGTGCGTGCTCGCCTACCACGCCGCGCCCGCCCTGTCCCGCCGGCTGGCGGGCATCCGGCTGCCCGTCTTCCCGTCGGCCACCAGCAGGTGGGTCTTCGAGGCTCGCCCCGACCTGCCCACCACGGTGGTGCGCTCCGAAGGCGGTCCTCCGGTGTTGGAAGGGCCGGCGTCGGTCCGCGATGTGGTGCTGCAGGCCGAGCGCGCGCGCTCGTTCCTGACGGGCTTGCTCGTCGGGCTGGGCGTGCTCACGGTGTTCTCGCTGACCGTGCTATCCGACCCGCGCGGGGGGCAGCGCTGGCTGCCGCTTCTGCTGACCGGTTTCGTCGCAGGTTTCCTGATGCTGCGCGGCCGCTCCTACGTCGACCGCTGGCAGTCGATCATCCTGGCCGGCACGTCCGTGGTCATCGTCGCGGCCGTGGTGGGGAGGTACGCGATCGTGCTGCAGTCCCCGCTGGCGATCTCCATCAGCGTGGCGATTCTGGTGCTGCTCCCGGCGGCGGGCCTGACCGCGGCCGCGGTCGTGCCCAACACCATCTACAGCCCCCTGTTCCGCAAGTTCGTGGAGTGGATCGAATACCTCTGCCTGATGCCGATCTTCCCGCTGGCATTGTGGTTGATGAATGTCTATGCAGCGATCCGATACCGCTAA
- a CDS encoding WXG100 family type VII secretion target — MSINYQFGDVDAHGATIRAQAASLEAEHQAIVRDVLAAGDFWGGSGSVACQEFITQLGRNFQVIYEQANAHGQKVQTAGSNMASTDSAVGSSWA; from the coding sequence ATGTCAATCAATTACCAATTCGGCGATGTGGACGCTCACGGCGCCACCATTCGCGCCCAGGCTGCATCGCTCGAGGCCGAACACCAGGCCATCGTCCGTGATGTGCTGGCCGCTGGTGATTTCTGGGGCGGTTCGGGTTCGGTGGCCTGCCAGGAGTTCATCACCCAGTTGGGTCGTAACTTCCAGGTGATCTACGAGCAGGCCAACGCCCACGGCCAGAAGGTGCAGACGGCCGGCAGCAACATGGCCAGCACTGACAGCGCCGTTGGGTCCAGCTGGGCCTAA
- a CDS encoding WXG100 family type VII secretion target, giving the protein MPTRFMTDPHEMRAMAGRFEVHAQTVEDEARKMWASSMNIAGAGWSGQAQATSYDTMGQMNQAFRNIVNMLHGVRDGLIRDANNYEQQEQASQQILGS; this is encoded by the coding sequence ATGCCAACACGTTTTATGACCGACCCGCACGAGATGCGTGCGATGGCGGGCCGCTTCGAGGTCCACGCCCAGACCGTCGAGGACGAGGCCCGCAAGATGTGGGCGTCGTCGATGAACATCGCCGGTGCGGGCTGGAGCGGCCAGGCGCAGGCCACCTCGTACGACACGATGGGCCAGATGAATCAGGCGTTCCGAAACATCGTCAACATGCTGCACGGGGTGCGCGACGGGCTGATCCGCGACGCCAACAACTACGAGCAGCAAGAACAGGCTTCGCAGCAGATCCTGGGCAGCTAG